DNA from Acetomicrobium sp. S15 = DSM 107314:
GTCATAGAGAGCGAAGCGCGGGAGCTCCTGAAGGCCGCAAGTCGGATCGGTTATGAAATGGCGAAGGCTGCACGCCTGATATGCGGCTGCAAGGGGAGGGTGGTCGTCGTCGGCCTCGGAAAATCCGGCCATGTGGCCAGGAAGATCGCCGCCACCTTCTCTTCGCTCGGCACGCCCGCCTTCTTCCTGCACGCCGCCGAGGGCGCCCACGGCGACCTCGGGATGGTCTGCAGGGAAGACGTGGGGCTTTTTTTGAGCAACAGCGGTCACACCCAAGAAGTGCTCGAGCTCTTGCCTTTTTTTAAGAGGTTAGGCGCCCCCGTCATCTCCATCACTGGCGATCTCTCCTCTCCGTTGGCGGAGGCCTCCGACCTGGCGTTGGATTCGAGCGTTGAACGGGAGGCCGATCCGTTGGGCCTCGCCCCCACGTCGAGCACGGCGCTGCAGATGGCCATCGGCGACGCCCTCGCCGCCATGGTTACGGAGCTGAGGGGGCTTGATCGCGACGACTTCGCCCTCTTTCACCCCGGCGGAAAGCTCGGCAGAAGGCTCCTCCTGCGCGTCTGCGACGTCATGGGGAGGGGCGAGCGGATGCCCCTTGTGCGTGAGGACGTCAGGGTCTGCGACGCCATATACGAGATATCGAGTAAAGGTTACGGTGCTACGGTCGTAGTCGACGGTTCGGGCGCACTTTGCGGCATATTTACCGACGGCGACCTGCGCCGCTTG
Protein-coding regions in this window:
- a CDS encoding KpsF/GutQ family sugar-phosphate isomerase, whose translation is MVCLPKEREGMELSDDELVAAAKRVIESEARELLKAASRIGYEMAKAARLICGCKGRVVVVGLGKSGHVARKIAATFSSLGTPAFFLHAAEGAHGDLGMVCREDVGLFLSNSGHTQEVLELLPFFKRLGAPVISITGDLSSPLAEASDLALDSSVEREADPLGLAPTSSTALQMAIGDALAAMVTELRGLDRDDFALFHPGGKLGRRLLLRVCDVMGRGERMPLVREDVRVCDAIYEISSKGYGATVVVDGSGALCGIFTDGDLRRLLERSGLKGLEQPLNSVMTKAPKTIAPDELAAKAVLLMEENEISVLVVVEGDRPVGIIHLHELLKAGVA